From a single Aquipuribacter nitratireducens genomic region:
- a CDS encoding carbohydrate ABC transporter permease, with product MSVTTEGRAGATATGTISGSGRGRRRAWQRPTTLLLGYGVLLVFSVVYVYPFLIQLATSFKTDVDAVGNPLSLWPDPVSFAAFERLGEVAFPLWAMNSTIVAVLVTAGRVFFNSLAGYALARLKFKGRDAVFTAVLAVLAVPGVILLIPKFLVLNQLGMYNSYSALVVPLLVDAAGVFIMKQFFESIPVSVEEAARIDGASTFRIFWSVVLPMAKPALITVTILSFQGSWNELPHFIVASNEPALYTLTKGVANLTSGQLGSGQQYPVTMAAALLMTIPVAVVFIVFQRYFVRGGTAGAEKG from the coding sequence ATGAGCGTCACCACCGAGGGCCGCGCGGGCGCCACCGCGACCGGGACGATCAGCGGCTCGGGGCGCGGGCGTCGCCGGGCGTGGCAGCGCCCGACCACGCTGCTGCTGGGCTACGGGGTCCTCCTCGTCTTCTCCGTCGTCTACGTGTACCCGTTCCTCATCCAGCTGGCGACGTCGTTCAAGACCGACGTCGACGCCGTCGGCAACCCGTTGTCCCTGTGGCCCGACCCGGTCTCGTTCGCGGCCTTCGAGCGCCTCGGGGAGGTCGCCTTCCCGCTGTGGGCGATGAACTCCACGATCGTCGCGGTGCTCGTGACCGCCGGGCGCGTGTTCTTCAACTCCCTCGCCGGCTACGCGCTCGCGCGCCTGAAGTTCAAGGGCCGCGACGCGGTCTTCACCGCCGTCCTCGCGGTGCTCGCCGTGCCGGGCGTCATCCTCCTCATCCCGAAGTTCCTCGTGCTCAACCAGCTCGGGATGTACAACTCGTACTCCGCGCTCGTCGTGCCGCTCCTCGTCGACGCCGCCGGCGTCTTCATCATGAAGCAGTTCTTCGAGTCGATCCCCGTGTCCGTCGAGGAGGCCGCCCGCATCGACGGCGCGAGCACCTTCCGCATCTTCTGGTCGGTCGTCCTGCCGATGGCCAAGCCCGCGCTCATCACCGTGACGATCCTGTCCTTCCAGGGCTCGTGGAACGAGCTGCCGCACTTCATCGTCGCCTCGAACGAGCCCGCGCTCTACACGCTGACGAAGGGGGTCGCGAACCTCACGAGCGGCCAGCTCGGCTCCGGCCAGCAGTACCCCGTGACGATGGCGGCGGCGCTCCTCATGACGATCCCGGTCGCCGTCGTGTTCATCGTGTTCCAGCGGTACTTCGTCCGCGGCGGCACCGCCGGCGCGGAGAAGGGCTGA